One Nicotiana tomentosiformis chromosome 4, ASM39032v3, whole genome shotgun sequence genomic window carries:
- the LOC104087022 gene encoding uncharacterized protein has protein sequence MEVESTLTQTLDSNKKPNKLRSIRFPRLSFLKKTSSKKSSKSRFSCLSIDTSSDNLSPEQLSPVKMPDLSPNYMKVTTSYDAKKGSTSQKGIGSVDEISIHSSTSRSLAAELSAQNDDKIKNRPALKKIMKNFGSTRSFRRRSRSVIKNPTKSLSDYAASSVEVSESSPPHYRKATSCSEGKGYSHSSLHNSYESSFDSSDQSRSPRKYVQTLSRTTSMRSVKILINKASLKSKRGSSKCCQIPDKATCSSTLKDSKFQEHVVFQPGQTESDRISKFKVCSYHHCSLHGGHYDDPSPPVKRVYRRKRLLKSQKSIRMKSEPRNGEKFSEMTRLIPSVDPSFCVESNTKEDAGFYEAIEYADLAEIAFGETSFPEQSYQETLNIMRKYSTQEKDTHFTASTCCNCMAREQIESVSVTDAVDSKDDSVTASPVSGHQERNLSLVLKQDDSVSTSGKDENNNRTRSVLDIFNGAKCNSANTRSEDGLFTNRTRSVLDIFHGEKCSSEISSVSARNIQLELGNIQEKDGKADLDEDVDSTSGSAVDSESKNCLPLEVAEPKKKHMSMWSMIRRHMIPDGSAESENKSSSGVNEESSDSCLDFVERELIPANEDAENQEVELRKLFAIKLVREAIERILLPEVQSDDQSVTSESGADQESLEMNLNEVSSTKENFKESKSLNTEDIVGSKKETTRKEVKNKTEKRAPKHWSNLKKWILLQRFVKELEKVRKINPRKPQHLQLNPDPEAEKVNLKPQTADERKRGEEWMLDYALQKAISQLAPTQQRKVELLIKAFETVVPPQGDNSQVAFPKLRASSEEHLQITNKENEFVSRAGDTGIKAEKVISGIDSKCEEKDCSKYKDDDIQPSIPRQKLDEVTSASKDEVLVEAKAQKEDQEDSSNDFNKETSSVVSAKECEKAPKAVRGFSLLLAMSDPKKDDAASQKQVDKRNYISMWHMISQHVLSDVASKVGNELLDGTDDEVEDSNTPTGTRTCNSRQDFTDTKDEPDTSREDHNPSHNGRNFCRDDAVKLIREAVNEILTTPIQDDSSDTQSVTSDITMDQEFSEMEGEAKNSSNSTEESLTNHDMSEDGKMFDQETKGPEANTIITEEERALPLAKNKPEPQKSKNWSKLKKLILLKRSIKALEKARKFNPRAPQLLPPTPDQEPETVDLRHQMTDERKKAEKWMLDYAMQHIVTTLTPARKKRVAMLVEAFEAVVPLPEI, from the exons ATGGAAGTTGAATCAACATTAACACAAACTTTAGACTCCAACAAGAAACCAAACAAGCTAAGATCTATCAGATTTCCAAGACTGTCTTTCTTGAAAAAAACATCCTCAAAAAAGAGCTCAAAATCCAGGTTTTCTTGTCTCTCCATTGATACATCAAGTGATAACTTGAGCCCTGAGCAACTAAGTCCAGTGAAAATGCCAGATTTATCACCAAATTATATGAAGGTCACAACTAGCTATGATGCAAAGAAAGGAAGTACTTCTCAG AAGGGGATTGGATCAGTAGATGAGATCTCAATTCATTCATCAACTTCAAGATCATTAGCAGCTGAAttatctgcacaaaatgatgacAAAATCAAGAACAGACCAGCATTAAAAAAGATAATGAAGAATTTTGGAAGTACAAGGTCATTTAGAAGAAGGTCAAGATCAGTAATCAAGAATCCTACTAAATCACTATCTGATTATGCTGCAAGTTCAGTTGAGGTTTCAGAATCATCACCACCACATTATAGGAAAGCAACAAGTTGTTCTGAAGGTAAAGGTTATTCTCATTCAAGTTTACATAATAGCTATGAATCTAGCTTTGATAGTAGTGATCAAAGCCGGAGTCCGAGGAAATATGTGCAAACTTTGTCAAGGACAACTAGTATGAGAAGTGTCAAGATTTTGATAAATAAGGCTAGTCTTAAATCCAAGAGGGGTTCCTCTAAATGCTGTCAAATTCCGGATAAGGCAACGTGTTCTTCGACTCTTAAGGATTCCAAGTTCCAGGAACATGTGGTGTTTCAACCTGGACAAACTGAATCAGATAGGATTTCTAAGTTTAAAGTTTGTTCATATCATCATTGTTCTCTGCATGGAGGACATTATGATGATCCTTCGCCCCCAGTAAAGCGCGTATATAGGAGGAAAAGATTGCTGAAATCACAAAAAAGCATCAGAATGAAAAGTGAGCCAAGAAATGGAGAGAAGTTTTCCGAAATGACTCGATTGATCCCTAGTGTAGATCCTTCTTTTTGTGTAGAAAGCAATACTAAAGAAGACGCTGGATTTTACGAGGCTATTGAATATGCTGATCTTGCTGAGATTGCCTTTGGTGAAACATCATTTCCAGAACAAAGTTACCAGGAGACACTCAACAtaatgagaaaatattctacacaAGAGAAAGACACTCATTTTACAGCTTCAACATGCTGCAATTGTATGGCGCGAGAGCAGATTGAATCTGTTTCTGTTACTGATGCTGTAGACTCAAAAGATGATAGTGTTACAGCATCACCTGTTTCTGGTCACCAGGAGAGAAATCTTTCACTTGTCTTAAAGCAAGATGATAGTGTCTCTACATCTGGTAAGGATGAAAATAACAACAGAACGAGATCGGTGTTGGATATTTTTAATGGAGCAAAATGTAACAGTGCAAACACTCGGTCTGAAGATGGACTATTCACTAATAGAACGAGATCGGTGTTGGATATTTTTCATGGAGAAAAATGTAGCAGTGAAATCTCTTCAGTTTCAGCTAGAAATATCCagctggaacttggaaatatccaAGAAAAGGATGGCAAAGCTGATCTGGACGAGGACGTTGATAGCACATCAGGTTCAGCTGTGGATTCTGAATCCAAGAATTGTCTTCCACTTGAAGTTGCTGAACCAAAGAAGAAGCATATGAGCATGTGGAGTATGATTCGTAGGCATATGATTCCGGATGGATCTGCAGAATCTGAGAACAAATCGTCTAGTGGAGTTAACGAAGAAAGTTCTGACTCATGTTTGGATTTTGTTGAAAGAGAATTGATACCTGCAAATGAGGATGCAGAAAATCAAGAAGTTGAATTGCGGAAGCTTTTCGCCATCAAGCTGGTACGAGAAGCAATCGAAAGAATACTCCTTCCAGAAGTTCAATCTGATGACCAATCAGTTACAAGCGAGTCCGGTGCAGATCAAGAATCCTTGGAAATGAATCTCAATGAAG TGTCGTCTACCAAAGAAAACTTCAAAGAGTCAAAAAGTCTGAACACAGAAGACATTGTTGGCTCAAAGAAGGAGACAACACGAAAAGAAGTCAAAAACAAAACCGAGAAGAGAGCACCAAAACACTGGAGCAATCTTAAGAAGTGGATACTTCTCCAACGATTCGTTAAGGAATTGGAAAAGGTGAGAAAGATCAATCCAAGGAAGCCGCAGCATTTGCAGTTGAATCCTGATCCTGAGGCAGAAAAGGTTAATCTAAAACCTCAAACAGCGGATGAGAGGAAAAGAGGAGAAGAATGGATGCTTGATTATGCACTTCAGAAGGCGATAAGTCAACTTGCTCCGACTCAGCAAAGAAAAGTGGAATTGCTTATAAAAGCATTTGAAACTGTAGTTCCACCCCAAGGAGACAATAGCCAGGTTGCATTTCCTAAGCTCCGAGCCAGCAGTGAAGAACATTTGCAGATCACAAATAAGGAGAATGAATTTGTTTCTAGAGCAGGCGATACGGGGATTAAGGCAGAGAAAGTTATTTCAGGCATAGACAGTAAGTGTGAAGAAAAAGACTGCTCTAAGTACAAAGATGACGATATTCAACCGTCTATACCAAGGCAGAAGTTGGACGAAGTGACAAGCGCTTCGAAAGATGAGGTTTTGGTGGAAGCAAAAGCTCAGAAAGAAGATCAGGAAGATAGTTCAAATGATTTTAATAAAGAAACATCCTCTGTTGTCTCAGCAAAAGAATGTGAGAAAGCACCTAAAGCTGTTCGGGGATTTTCTCTCCTATTAGCAATGTCCGATCCAAAGAAAGATGATGCAGCATCCCAAAAGCAGGTGGATAAGCGGAACTACATCAGCATGTGGCACATGATATCACAACATGTGCTATCAGACGTTGCGTCAAAAGTTGGAAATGAACTACTTGATGGAACTGATGATGAGGTGGAGGACAGCAATACACCAACTGGAACGAGAACCTGTAATTCTCGCCAGGATTTCACCGACACAAAGGATGAGCCAGACACAAGCAGAGAAGATCATAATCCAAGCCACAATGGGAGAAATTTTTGCAGAGATGATGCTGTCAAACTCATACGAGAGGCAGTTAACGAGATCCTTACAACGCCAATTCAAGATGATTCATCTGATACACAGTCGGTCACCAGTGACATAACCATGGACCAGGAGTTCTCAGAAATGGAAGGTGAAGCAAAGAACAGCTCAAATTCTACAGAGGAGAGCTTGACAAATCATGACATGAGTGAAGATGGAAAAATGTTTGATCAAGAAACAAAGGGTCCGGAAGCTAATACTATCATCACAGAAGAAGAGAGAGCACTTCCTTTAGCCAAGAACAAACCTGAGCCACAAAAGTCAAAAAACTGGAGCAAGCTGAAGAAGTTGATCCTCCTCAAGAGATCAATCAAGGCACTGGAAAAAGCTAGGAAATTTAATCCACGAGCACCTCAGCTTCTGCCTCCTACACCTGATCAAGAACCTGAAACAGTGGATTTAAGGCACCAAATGACAGATGAGAGGAAAAAAGCAGAAAAATGGATGCTTGATTATGCAATGCAGCATATAGTCACCACACTAACTCCAGCCAGGAAAAAAAGAGTGGCGATGCTTGTGGAAGCATTCGAAGCAGTTGTTCCACTCCCAGAAATATGA